The bacterium nucleotide sequence AAGGATTCCAGAGCTCCGAGTTTTTCCTGGAGCACGGGTTCCTCGACAAGATCGTCAAGCGCCGCGACCTGCGATCCACCGTGGATTCGCTGTTGACCTTCTTCTGCGGTCCGGGCTCCGGCGTCGCCGAGAAGACCGGCATGACCATCCCGCAACCGCCGGCCGAGTCGACGGGCGACAACGCTCCATTGCGCTGAACCGAAGAAGCGCCATGTCCCGCCCCGCGCTCTCCTACTCCGAGGCCCGGCGCCGGCTCTATGCCCTCGAACACTGGGGCATCAAGCTCGGGCTGGACAATATCCGCGAGTTCTGCGCCACGCTCGGCAATCCGCAGGACCGGTTTGTCTCCGTCCACATCGCCGGCACCAACGGCAAAGGGTCCACCAGCGCCTTTCTCGATTCCATTCTGCGCGCCGCCGGGTATCGGGTCGGGCGCTACACGTCGCCCCATCTGCGCGACTTTCGCGAGCGGATCCACATCAGTGGCCGCCCCGTGCCGATGTCCTGGGTGGCCGAGTTTGTCGGCGAGCACTGGGCGCGGATCGTTGAGAAACGTTACTCCTACTTCGAGGTGTCCACCGCCCTGGGATTCTGGGCTTTTGCGCGGGCGGGAATCGACATCGGCGTGATTGAAGTCGGCCTCGGCGGGCGTTTCGATGCGACCAACGTCATCCAGCCGGCACTTGCCGTCATTACCCGCATCGCGCGCGATCATGAACATGTCCTCGGCTACACGCCTGAGGCAATCGCCTTCGAAAAGGCCGGCATCATCAAGGAGGGGGTCCCGGTCGTCATTGGTCCGCTGGTGGCGGCCGCGGGCACCCGCATCCGGGAGATCGCCGACGCACGCGCGGCGCCTCTCTGGACGGCGGCGGAAATCCTCGCCGATCGAATAGCCTCCGGTTGCCTGCCGCCGGCACACGAATCCTGGCGCGTCCCTCTGCATGGGACCCATCAGTGCACGAATTTGTCCACCGCGCTGGCCTCCATCGCGGTATTGCGGACGCATGGGCTGGACATCCCCGCCCGGGCGGTCCGTGCAGGCATCGAGCAGGTCGCTTGGCCGGCGCGGTTTCAGATTGACCGCGGTCGGCCGACCGTCGTCTATGATGCCGCGCACAATCCCGACGGCATCCGCACCGTCGCGGATACCTGGCGGCGGATGTTCGGCCAACGCCGCTGTGTCTGTGTGTTCAACACCCGTCCCGACAAAGATCACGCCGAGATGCTGGAGGCGCTGGCGCCGATCGTCGGGCGCTGGGTCTTCACTCCGATGCCGGATTCACCGTACATCGCGCGGGAAGAACTGCTGTCACGCGCCGCCGGATCAGCACGGCCCGCCGAGTGGCGACCGTCGCCGTCCGATGCCCTGCGTCGCGCGCGTTCGTTGGCCGGCGCGTCCGGCGCCGTTCTGGTCACCGGGTCACACTATCTGGTCGGCGCGGTGATTCCCTCGCGCCTGGTGGCGAAGCCCACGGGACGGACCACGCAATCCCGGCCGATCACGCGTCGGCAACTCCTTGCGGCATCTCAGGATCGGGGCGCACCATTTTGACACGTTCCGGCGCATTTGACTCCGGATCGGGGAACGTTTGGACGATCTTCTTGTTAGGAGTCCGTGCGACGTCAAAGAATGGTTGACTGGGCACGACGCCGCCTGTAATCTCGCCCGGTGCGTAGAATGAAGAAGGAGACATGATGCAGACGACACACCCGGTAGAAGTCACCGACGCCACATTCAAGTCCGAAGTGCTCGACTCCAAGGTTCCCGTTCTGGTCGATTTCTGGGCCGAATGGTGCGGCCCGTGCAAGATGATCGCCCCGGTCGTGGCCGAACTGGCCGCCGATTATGAAGGCCGGCTGAAAGTCGCCAAGGTCGATGTCGACAAAAACAGCGACATCGCCGCCCAGTACCGGATCATGAGCATTCCCAGCTTGCTGTTTTTTAAGGGCGGTAAACAGGTCGATCAGGTGATCGGCGCGGTGCCCAAGCAGAGTCTGGTGAACAAGATTGAGACGATTCTCAGTTGATCGTTTCGCGCATCCGACACCGACAATCCGCGGCGGCCGGAACTTCTCCGGCCGCCGTTGCTGTTGCCGCGCCGAGACGCGAGAAGATGACCGAACAGATCGCCAAAAGCCGCGTACCATTCATGGCGCCGCAAGCCGCGGCGTTTTGAGCCGATAACAGGCAAGACGGACCATGCGACCATACACACCGCCACAGTGGGATGAGGAAGGCGCCGCACCGCAGAGCGCGCTGCCGCCGACGATCAAAGTCCTCCTGATCGCCAATGGTGTGTTCTATGTCGCCCAGGTCCTGTTGCAGGTGGCTGCCGGATTCAACCTGGTCGGCTATGGCGGACTGTCGCCGGCCATGGTGGCCAACGGGGCGGTCTGGCAGTTGGTCACCTATATGTTCCTCCATGGCAATCTCCTGCACCTGCTTTTCAATATGCTGGCGCTGTGGATGTTCGGACGCGACCTCGAGAATCTCTGGGGCGCGCGCGGCTTTCTCCGCTACTACTTCATTTGCGGCATCGGCGCGGGACTGGTGACGTTGCTGGCGCTGTGGGGCAAGCACACCTTTACCATCGGCGCCTCCGGCGCCATCTACGGCATCCTGCTCGCCTTCGGGATGACCTTCCCCAACCGTTACATTTTCCTCTGGTTCCTGGTGCCGATCAAGGCCAAGTATTTCGTGATCCTCTTCGGGGCGATCGAACTGTTGGCCTCGCTCTCCAGTCCCGGCGATGGGGTCGCGCATCTCACCCATCTCGGCGGTCTGGTGATCGGTTTCTTCTATCTGAGGTTCGCCGGCCAGCGCCTGCGCTTTCCCGCTCCGATGGCCTGGATCGGCCAATGGCGCGCGCGCCAGAAGGGACGCGCCCTTCGTCAGCGCTGGGATGAACACCGCGAACTGATGGAAGAGGTCGACCGCATCCTCGATCGCATCAATCAGGTCGGCTACGAGGGACTGACCGATGAGGAGCGCGCGACCCTCGAGCGCGCCTCGCGCCGTCTGTCGACCGAGCCGCGCCCATAATCCCCCCGATAAAAGGGTTGCATCACCGTCTCCGTCGCTGCACCCTACCGCTGTCACCCGTCGGCGGAGGCCCTTGATTGGCAGGAACTTCCCGCCGGATTGCGGGGTATGTGACACATACCGGAAACGGGAAAACCATCGCCATGCCCCAACCTCTGACGACTCGTCAACGCACCGCGCTGTTCTGCGCCCTGATCCTCCTCGGGATGGTCGCTCCGGCGGTGGCCGGCCTCGGCTTGCCGGAGAATAGCCCCTTTGGCGCCGAGTCCGGATCGATTCTGACGACCGCCACGTATGTGTCGAATGACACCGTGGCCGCCGGGGGGACTGTTTGGCTCGCGGTCCGCCTCGAGCTGGCCCCGGGCTGGCATGTCAACTCCGCCCACCCCCGTCAGGATTTCCTCATTCCCACCCGGTTGGAGATGACTTTTCCATCCGGTTTCGCCCTGGGCGGGTCGATCATCTATCCCGACGGCCATGATGTCCTGCTGATCGGCGACACGATGTCGGTCTATGAATCCGGCGACGTAATTCTTGTCCCCGTGCGTGCCGGCGCCGGATCGGGTCCGGCGACCATTACCGGAGTTCTGCACTATCAGGGCTGCGATGACAACTCCTGCATCGCTCCCGACAAGGCGTCGTTGACCTGGCGGGTCAATGTCGGCGCTGGCACCAGCGAGCTCAAGCACTCAGAGCTGTTTGGCGCCGTAGCGACCACGACCGGCGCGACGCCGGCGCCCAGTGTCGCACCGGATCTGTCTTCGGTTCAGGAGAAATCCGAACTTGAGGTCTTGGTCGAAAAGCACGGCTTCTGGGGATACATCCTCGCCTTCGGCCTGGCCTTTGGCACCGGATTCCTGTTGTCCTTTTCCCCCTGTACCTATCCGATGATCCCGATCACCGTGTCGATCTTCGCCGGACAGGCGCGCGGGCCGGGACGTGGCTTCTTCCTCTCGGTCATCTATGTCCTGACCATGGCCCTGATCTATGGGATCATGGGCGTGATCGTCGCCACCGTCGGCGGCGTCTTCGGCGCCTGGCTGGCGCACCCGGTGGTGGTGGCCGTCATCGTGGCGATCTTCGTCATCTTCGCGTTGTCGATGTTCGGACTCTACGAGTTGCAGGTTCCCGAGGGGATGCGCAACAAACTGGCGGCCAAGGGCGGGGGACAGGGAGTCGGCGGGGTGATTGTGCTCGGCGCCATCGCCGCGCTGGTGGTCTCTCCCTGTGTGGGACCGTTTGTCGCCGGCATCATGCTCTATGTCGCCACCAGCGGCTCGGCCTTCATGGGCTTTGCGATCCTGTTCACCTTCGCGCTGGGGCTGGGCACTCTGTTCGTCCTGATCGGGACATTCTCCTCGGCGATCCAGGCGCTGCCCAAGGCGGGGGTCTGGATGGAATCGGTCAAGCGCTTCTTCGGATTCGTTCTACTGTTGATGGCCTTGTATTTCCTGCGGACCCTGGTCTCGACCGAGCTGCTCGCGTTGCTGACCGGTCTGCTGTTTATCGGCGCCGGGGTCTTTGGCGGCGGTTTCGACCGTCTGACCGCCGAATCGGGCTTCTTTCCCCGCCTCAAGAAGGCCTTCGGGGTCCTCTGCACCGTGGTCGGCATCTACCTCCTGCTTGGCTATTTCATCTCCACCGGCCTGATCTGGCCGCCGGTCCGACTGGCCGGCGGGCCGATGGGCGCCGGCGCCGCCCATGCCGAGAAGATCCCGTGGAAGACCGATCTGAACGGCGCCCTCAGGCTGGCCCAAAGCGAGGGCAAGCCAGTGGTGATCGACACCTGGGCCACTTGGTGCGCCAACTGCCGCAAACTGGACCAGCACACCTGGTCCGATGACGCGGTGGCCGCCGAGGCGGCGCGGTTTGTGCCGGTCAAACTGCAGCTGGAAACCAACGATGCCCCGCAGACACGGGAATTCCTGCAACGGTTCGCCCTGAAGCAGTATTCGCTGCCCACCATTATCCTGATGGACTCCGGGGGACGTGTCCAGGACATCATCTTCGGCTTCGTTGACGCCAAAGAGATGCTGGCGCGTATGCGCACGGTCAGTTAGAATCCCTGTGTCACCAGTGGCGGAGGGCCCTCGGGGCTGTCCGGATTGACCATGCCGGAGCGCGCGCGACCACGGATTTTCCTCATCGACGGCACGGCGCTGGCCTACCGTAGCTACTTCGCCTTCATCCGCAATCCTCTGCGCGACAAGTCAGGCAAGAACACGTCGGCCATCTACGGCGTTGCCAATTCGCTTTTGAAGATCCGTCGCGAGGAGAATCCCGACTACTGGCTCTTCGTTTTCGACCGTCCCGAGCCGACCTTCCGCGATGAGCTCTTCGCCGCCTACAAGGCCACCCGTCCCCCGACGCCCGATGAACTGGTTGACCAACTGCCCCAGGTAAAGGATGTGGCCCGGGCTCTCGGCTGCGCGTTGATCGAGAAACCGGGCTACGAAGCCGATGACCTGATCGCCACACTGGCGCGGCGCGCCGTGAACGAGAATCTGGACGTTGTCATTGTCTCCGGCGACAAGGACCTGATGCAGTTGGTCAACGACCGCATCTCGATTTACAACCCGCGCAAGGCCGGGGCGGAGATCGAATGGCTCGATCCCGCCGGCGTCAAAGAGAAGTTTGGCGTGCCGCCCGCCCAGGTCCGCGATGTCCTCGCGCTTATGGGGGACACCTCCGATAACGTCCCTGGCATTCCCGGCATCGGCCCGAAGACCGCGGTCGAGCTGATTTCCCAGTTTGGCGATCTCGAATCGACGCTGGCCGCCGCGCCGAAGATCCCGCGCGCGGCGCTCAAGGAAAAACTCGAAAAATTCGCCGACCAGGCGCGTCTGTCGATGAAACTGGTGACGTTGCACGATAACTGCGATGTCGAGTGGACTCCGGAGCAGTGGCGCGCCGACACCCTCGACGAGAAGGCCGCCGCCCGGCTGCTTGCCGGGTTGGGGTTCAAATCGCTGGTCAAATGGCTCGCGCCCGACCTGACAGCCCCCGCGTCTCCCGCCGCCGCCGAAGGCGAATCGCCCGCGTCGGCTGCTCCCGACACGCCCGGCCAGTACCATCGCATTCGCAGCGTGGCCGAACTGCGCGAGCTGGCGCAGCGCATGGCCCGCGTCGACTGGCTGGCGGTCGACACCGAGACCACCTCGCTGTCGATTGTCGATGCCGAGTTGGTTGGCGTCTCGCTGTCCTTCGAACGCGGCATCGCCTACTACGTTCCGGTGGGACACGCCGACCCCGCGGTCAACCTGCCATTGGACGAAACGCTGTCGATCCTCCGTCCGATCTTGGAAGGAGAGAGGCCGCGGCTGATTGCGCAGAATGTCAAGTATGACGCGATGGTCTTCGCGCGGCATGGCATCACGCTGGGCGGAATCGGATTCGACCCGATGCTGGCCTCATACTGCCTTGACCCGGGCGCGCGCGCCCACGGCCTCGATGCGCTCGCCGAGCAGTACTGCGGCCACACCATGCAGCCGATCTCCGAATTGATCGGCTCCGGCGCGCGACAGCAGAGCTTCAGTCTCGTGGATGTCGACGCCGCCACCCGCTACTCCGCCGAAGACGCCGACTACACTTTTCGCCTCTTTGAGATTCTCGCGCCGAAACTCAAGCCCGCGGGGGTGGACCGTCTTTTCGAGGAGATTGAACTGCCGCTGGCGCCGGTCCTCGGACGGATGGAGCTCGCGGGCGTGAACATCGACCGCGACTATCTGCGCCGTTTGTCGGCGGAGATGGAGACACGCATCCAGGCGCTGGTGGTGCGCATCTACGACGCCGCCGGTGAGGAGTTCAATCTCAATTCCCCGGCGCAACTGGGGCACATCCTCTTTGACATCCTCAAACTGGCCCCGCAGCGCAAGACCGCCAAGACCGCCCAGCGCGCCACCGATGTCGCCGTGCTCGAAAAACTGGCCGACGCGCACCCCTTGCCGCGCCTGATGCTCGACTACCGCCAGCTGGCCAAGCTGAAGTCGACCTATGTCGACGCGCTATTGGAGTTGGTAAATCCCCGCACCGGCCGGGTGCACACCTCGTTCCAGCAGACCGTGGCGGCGACCGGACGACTCTCCTCCACCGATCCGAATCTGCAGAACATTCCGATCCGCACCGAAGAGGGCCGCCAGATCCGCAAGGCCTTCATCGCTCGCGACGCCGATCACATCCTGATCGGAGCCGACTATTCGCAGATTGAGCTGAGGCTGATGGCGCATTTCTCCGGCGATGCCGCGTTGGTGTCCGCCTTCCGCGACGCCGCCGATGTCCACGCCCGCACCGCCGCCGAAATCTTCGGGATTCCCGAGTCGTCGGTCACGCCCGAGCAGCGCCGCCTGGCCAAGACCGCCAACTTTGGCATCATTTACGGTGTTTCGGCGTATGGACTGTCGCAGCAATCGGATATGTCGGTGGGGGAGGCAAAGACCTTCATCGACACCTACTTCAAGCGCTATCCGGGGGTCAAACGTTTTATCGAGGCGACCATCGCCCAGGCGCGCCAGGACGGCATGGTGCGGACGCTCTTCGGGCGGCGTCGCTTCCTGCCCGACATCAATTCCTCCAATCGCCAGCGCCGGGAATTCGCCGAACGTAACGCCGTCAACACGCCGATGCAGGGCACTGCCGCCGATATCATCAAGAAGGCGATGATCGCCATCGACCGTCGATTGTATCAGGAAATGAGACGGACCGTCATGACCCTGCAAGTGCACGATGAATTGGTCTTTGATGCCCACCGCGGCGAGGCCGAGGCGGTCGCCGCGATGGTCAAAGACGAAATGGAGAACGCGGTCCAGTTGTCGGTGCCCCTGCTGGTGGATGTCGGCATGGGCGACAACTGGCTCGCCGCCAAGTAGGCCCTGTCCATGAAGACCGATACCTCTCGCCGCCGGCGCACGCGCGCGGTCCTATTCGTTCCGGTCCTGTTGTTCTGCTTGTTCCCGACCGCATCGCCGGCCTCACCGGCCGACGATCTGCATTGGCGCGCCTGGGACCAATGCCTCGACAGCGCCGCGGTTCTGCCCGCCGCGCGTCTGGCGTTCTATGTCCATCGCACCGTGGCGGTGCCGCATCCGGAAATCTACCTGCAGGCGGACGAGCTGATTTCCGGCATTCTCGAAAACCTCCCCGGCAGCCGCCTGGCCTACCGCTCGCGCGATGCGCGCGACATCGAGATGTACCTGCGCATTGCCCGCCGCGAAATGAAGGGCGGCGCGTTCGGTTGGGGGATGATGACGGTCACTCCCGACAGCGTCTACGACGCCCGGCGCCTCGACGAACCGCGGCAGTGGCTGGATCTG carries:
- a CDS encoding cytochrome c biogenesis protein CcdA, producing MPQPLTTRQRTALFCALILLGMVAPAVAGLGLPENSPFGAESGSILTTATYVSNDTVAAGGTVWLAVRLELAPGWHVNSAHPRQDFLIPTRLEMTFPSGFALGGSIIYPDGHDVLLIGDTMSVYESGDVILVPVRAGAGSGPATITGVLHYQGCDDNSCIAPDKASLTWRVNVGAGTSELKHSELFGAVATTTGATPAPSVAPDLSSVQEKSELEVLVEKHGFWGYILAFGLAFGTGFLLSFSPCTYPMIPITVSIFAGQARGPGRGFFLSVIYVLTMALIYGIMGVIVATVGGVFGAWLAHPVVVAVIVAIFVIFALSMFGLYELQVPEGMRNKLAAKGGGQGVGGVIVLGAIAALVVSPCVGPFVAGIMLYVATSGSAFMGFAILFTFALGLGTLFVLIGTFSSAIQALPKAGVWMESVKRFFGFVLLLMALYFLRTLVSTELLALLTGLLFIGAGVFGGGFDRLTAESGFFPRLKKAFGVLCTVVGIYLLLGYFISTGLIWPPVRLAGGPMGAGAAHAEKIPWKTDLNGALRLAQSEGKPVVIDTWATWCANCRKLDQHTWSDDAVAAEAARFVPVKLQLETNDAPQTREFLQRFALKQYSLPTIILMDSGGRVQDIIFGFVDAKEMLARMRTVS
- a CDS encoding rhomboid family intramembrane serine protease; its protein translation is MRPYTPPQWDEEGAAPQSALPPTIKVLLIANGVFYVAQVLLQVAAGFNLVGYGGLSPAMVANGAVWQLVTYMFLHGNLLHLLFNMLALWMFGRDLENLWGARGFLRYYFICGIGAGLVTLLALWGKHTFTIGASGAIYGILLAFGMTFPNRYIFLWFLVPIKAKYFVILFGAIELLASLSSPGDGVAHLTHLGGLVIGFFYLRFAGQRLRFPAPMAWIGQWRARQKGRALRQRWDEHRELMEEVDRILDRINQVGYEGLTDEERATLERASRRLSTEPRP
- the trxA gene encoding thioredoxin, whose product is MQTTHPVEVTDATFKSEVLDSKVPVLVDFWAEWCGPCKMIAPVVAELAADYEGRLKVAKVDVDKNSDIAAQYRIMSIPSLLFFKGGKQVDQVIGAVPKQSLVNKIETILS
- a CDS encoding folylpolyglutamate synthase/dihydrofolate synthase family protein — its product is MSRPALSYSEARRRLYALEHWGIKLGLDNIREFCATLGNPQDRFVSVHIAGTNGKGSTSAFLDSILRAAGYRVGRYTSPHLRDFRERIHISGRPVPMSWVAEFVGEHWARIVEKRYSYFEVSTALGFWAFARAGIDIGVIEVGLGGRFDATNVIQPALAVITRIARDHEHVLGYTPEAIAFEKAGIIKEGVPVVIGPLVAAAGTRIREIADARAAPLWTAAEILADRIASGCLPPAHESWRVPLHGTHQCTNLSTALASIAVLRTHGLDIPARAVRAGIEQVAWPARFQIDRGRPTVVYDAAHNPDGIRTVADTWRRMFGQRRCVCVFNTRPDKDHAEMLEALAPIVGRWVFTPMPDSPYIAREELLSRAAGSARPAEWRPSPSDALRRARSLAGASGAVLVTGSHYLVGAVIPSRLVAKPTGRTTQSRPITRRQLLAASQDRGAPF
- the polA gene encoding DNA polymerase I; amino-acid sequence: MPERARPRIFLIDGTALAYRSYFAFIRNPLRDKSGKNTSAIYGVANSLLKIRREENPDYWLFVFDRPEPTFRDELFAAYKATRPPTPDELVDQLPQVKDVARALGCALIEKPGYEADDLIATLARRAVNENLDVVIVSGDKDLMQLVNDRISIYNPRKAGAEIEWLDPAGVKEKFGVPPAQVRDVLALMGDTSDNVPGIPGIGPKTAVELISQFGDLESTLAAAPKIPRAALKEKLEKFADQARLSMKLVTLHDNCDVEWTPEQWRADTLDEKAAARLLAGLGFKSLVKWLAPDLTAPASPAAAEGESPASAAPDTPGQYHRIRSVAELRELAQRMARVDWLAVDTETTSLSIVDAELVGVSLSFERGIAYYVPVGHADPAVNLPLDETLSILRPILEGERPRLIAQNVKYDAMVFARHGITLGGIGFDPMLASYCLDPGARAHGLDALAEQYCGHTMQPISELIGSGARQQSFSLVDVDAATRYSAEDADYTFRLFEILAPKLKPAGVDRLFEEIELPLAPVLGRMELAGVNIDRDYLRRLSAEMETRIQALVVRIYDAAGEEFNLNSPAQLGHILFDILKLAPQRKTAKTAQRATDVAVLEKLADAHPLPRLMLDYRQLAKLKSTYVDALLELVNPRTGRVHTSFQQTVAATGRLSSTDPNLQNIPIRTEEGRQIRKAFIARDADHILIGADYSQIELRLMAHFSGDAALVSAFRDAADVHARTAAEIFGIPESSVTPEQRRLAKTANFGIIYGVSAYGLSQQSDMSVGEAKTFIDTYFKRYPGVKRFIEATIAQARQDGMVRTLFGRRRFLPDINSSNRQRREFAERNAVNTPMQGTAADIIKKAMIAIDRRLYQEMRRTVMTLQVHDELVFDAHRGEAEAVAAMVKDEMENAVQLSVPLLVDVGMGDNWLAAK